A DNA window from Chromatiales bacterium 21-64-14 contains the following coding sequences:
- a CDS encoding 23S rRNA pseudouridylate synthase B, producing the protein MGAGPGGRRGPARRRAGAEPAAPTATVTATATATEKLQKILARAGLGSRRVVEQWIQDGRVTVNGRRAALGDRAGAADTIAVDGRPVETTDPQVSRTRVILYHKPEGEVTTRHDPGGRPTVFRSLPPLTAARWIAVGRLDMNTLGLLLFTTDGGLAHRLMHPSAELEREYAVRVLGEADGLVRERLTQGVELEDGLARFERITAGEGGGRGANHWYYVVLREGRNRLVRRLWESQGFAVSRLIRVRFGPLELTRGLPPGQWRECTPQEVRALQQAAGMEGGGGRQHTGRRRNPGAAPGGGGK; encoded by the coding sequence ATGGGCGCCGGGCCGGGAGGCCGCCGTGGGCCAGCGCGGCGTCGCGCGGGCGCGGAACCTGCCGCACCCACCGCTACCGTTACCGCTACCGCTACCGCTACCGAGAAGCTCCAGAAGATCCTCGCCCGCGCCGGCCTCGGATCGCGCCGCGTCGTAGAGCAGTGGATCCAGGATGGGCGCGTCACAGTGAATGGGCGCCGCGCCGCCCTCGGCGATCGGGCGGGCGCTGCCGACACTATCGCCGTGGACGGCCGGCCGGTGGAGACGACCGATCCGCAGGTGTCCCGGACCCGGGTGATCCTGTACCACAAGCCCGAGGGGGAAGTGACCACACGCCACGACCCTGGCGGGCGGCCCACGGTGTTCCGGTCCTTGCCTCCCCTCACTGCGGCACGCTGGATCGCCGTCGGGCGGCTTGATATGAATACCCTCGGCCTGCTGTTGTTTACTACGGACGGTGGATTGGCCCACCGGCTGATGCACCCCTCGGCCGAATTGGAGCGGGAGTACGCGGTGCGCGTGCTCGGCGAGGCCGATGGACTGGTACGGGAACGCCTGACTCAGGGCGTCGAGCTGGAAGACGGTCTGGCGCGTTTCGAGCGCATCACCGCAGGGGAAGGGGGCGGTCGTGGTGCCAATCATTGGTACTACGTAGTGTTGCGGGAGGGCCGCAACCGCCTGGTGCGCCGGCTGTGGGAATCTCAGGGATTCGCGGTCAGCCGTCTGATCCGTGTGCGTTTCGGGCCGCTGGAGTTGACCCGCGGACTGCCACCGGGGCAGTGGCGGGAGTGTACACCGCAGGAGGTGCGCGCCCTGCAGCAGGCGGCGGGGATGGAAGGGGGCGGCGGCCGGCAGCACACGGGCCGGCGTCGCAACCCAGGCGCGGCGCCCGGTGGCGGCGGGAAATAG
- a CDS encoding endonuclease, producing MRSIYRILQRAYGPQHWWPGDTPFEVMVGAVLTQNTAWRNVERAIAALKAHNALDPRVITTVPSTQLADWIRPSGYFNVKARRLRSFCAWYRDAGGLRRLSRWSTGRLRLALLAIHGIGPETADDILLYAFDRPVFVIDAYTRRIFGRLGVVQGAEPYEVLRGGMERVLGPETGLFNEYHALLVRHGKDVCRPRPRCGECVLARHCAAAETVARGIAARRG from the coding sequence CTGCGTTCGATCTACCGGATACTGCAGCGTGCCTACGGGCCCCAACACTGGTGGCCCGGTGATACACCCTTTGAGGTCATGGTGGGGGCGGTGCTCACCCAGAACACCGCATGGCGCAACGTGGAGCGCGCAATCGCTGCCCTCAAGGCCCACAACGCCCTCGACCCACGCGTGATCACCACGGTGCCGTCGACGCAACTCGCCGATTGGATCCGCCCTTCGGGCTATTTCAACGTCAAGGCCCGGCGCCTGCGCAGTTTCTGCGCCTGGTACCGGGACGCCGGGGGTTTGCGCAGGCTGTCCCGGTGGAGTACCGGCCGGTTGCGCCTAGCGCTACTTGCCATCCATGGGATCGGCCCGGAGACCGCCGACGACATCCTGCTGTACGCCTTCGATCGTCCGGTGTTCGTGATCGATGCCTATACGCGGCGCATCTTCGGGCGTCTCGGGGTGGTCCAGGGTGCGGAACCCTATGAGGTTCTGCGCGGCGGGATGGAGCGCGTATTGGGACCGGAGACCGGGTTGTTCAACGAGTACCACGCCCTGCTGGTCCGCCACGGCAAGGACGTCTGCCGTCCCCGGCCCCGCTGTGGCGAGTGTGTGCTGGCGCGCCACTGCGCGGCTGCGGAGACCGTGGCCCGCGGAATCGCGGCGCGGCGCGGTTAG
- a CDS encoding SMC-Scp complex subunit ScpB: MEAQSLKGIVEAVVLAAEEPVSVDRLLKLFAEHERPGRDEVCAALEALGAECAGRGVELVEVASGFRYQVRRELAEWASRLREERPPRYSRAFLETLALIAYRQPVTRGEIEDIRGVSVSSSIIKTFEEREWVRIVGHREVPGRPAMYGTTRRFLDDFNLKSLDELPTLAELRDLSQLNVAFPLDEGEDAAAQAGEGGDVADAEAGDGEASGDAAAEGLSSDVTEDSVAASDPAFADERD; the protein is encoded by the coding sequence GTGGAAGCTCAGTCGCTTAAGGGGATCGTGGAGGCCGTGGTCTTGGCGGCCGAAGAGCCGGTCAGCGTAGACCGGCTGCTCAAGCTGTTCGCCGAGCACGAGCGTCCGGGACGGGACGAGGTGTGCGCGGCGCTTGAGGCGCTGGGCGCGGAATGCGCCGGGCGCGGCGTGGAGCTGGTGGAGGTGGCCAGCGGATTCCGCTACCAGGTCCGACGCGAACTCGCGGAATGGGCGTCGCGGCTGCGCGAGGAGCGCCCGCCACGTTATTCCCGCGCGTTCCTGGAGACCCTGGCGCTGATCGCCTACCGTCAGCCCGTTACTCGGGGTGAGATCGAGGACATCCGCGGCGTAAGCGTGAGCTCGTCCATCATCAAGACCTTCGAAGAGCGGGAATGGGTTCGGATCGTGGGCCATCGGGAAGTCCCCGGCCGGCCCGCCATGTACGGTACTACGCGGCGCTTTCTGGATGATTTCAACCTCAAAAGTCTGGATGAGTTGCCCACCCTGGCTGAGTTGCGCGACCTGTCCCAGTTGAACGTCGCGTTTCCCCTGGATGAGGGCGAGGACGCGGCGGCGCAGGCGGGTGAGGGCGGCGACGTTGCGGACGCGGAGGCGGGCGACGGGGAAGCTAGCGGCGACGCCGCTGCGGAGGGTCTTTCCAGCGACGTTACGGAGGACTCCGTCGCCGCGTCGGATCCCGCGTTCGCCGACGAACGGGACTGA
- a CDS encoding segregation/condensation protein A: MNEATSVREPHGPPGTQGAAPVQGELALAMVRGEPVTSLPLDLYIPPYALEVFLEAFEGPLDLLLYLIRRQNVDILDIPIAEITHQYVHYVELMKELRLELAAEYLVMAAILAEIKSRLLLPRPVETDDEDDPRAELVRRLQEYERFKQAAADLEILPRVGREIHPVRAEMPPVAVARPVPKVTLQELLLAFREVLSRAEMFTHHHVQREPLSVRERMSQVLASLQNREFVEFTRLFQAEEGRMGVVVTLLAVLELIRESLLELVQAEPFSPIHVKAVGGKLNDIDNETVVSGSSVA; this comes from the coding sequence ATGAACGAAGCCACTTCGGTCCGGGAGCCGCACGGCCCCCCGGGGACCCAGGGCGCCGCCCCGGTCCAAGGGGAACTGGCGCTGGCCATGGTCCGGGGTGAGCCGGTGACCTCGCTTCCCCTGGATCTCTATATCCCCCCCTACGCCCTGGAGGTGTTCCTGGAGGCCTTCGAAGGCCCCCTGGACCTGCTGCTGTATCTGATCCGGCGCCAGAACGTGGATATCCTGGATATCCCCATCGCCGAGATCACCCACCAGTACGTGCACTATGTGGAACTGATGAAGGAACTGCGCCTGGAGTTGGCGGCGGAGTACTTGGTGATGGCGGCGATCCTGGCGGAGATCAAATCCCGCCTGCTGTTGCCGCGGCCCGTGGAGACGGACGACGAGGATGACCCGCGCGCCGAATTGGTGCGCCGACTCCAGGAGTATGAGCGATTCAAGCAGGCAGCGGCGGATTTGGAGATCCTGCCGCGCGTAGGCCGCGAGATCCACCCGGTCCGGGCCGAAATGCCGCCGGTGGCGGTGGCGCGGCCGGTGCCCAAGGTGACCCTCCAGGAACTTCTGTTAGCGTTTCGGGAGGTACTCTCGCGGGCCGAGATGTTCACCCATCATCACGTGCAGCGCGAGCCCTTGTCAGTGCGCGAGCGCATGTCCCAGGTGCTGGCGAGCCTCCAGAACCGCGAGTTCGTGGAGTTCACTCGCCTGTTCCAGGCCGAGGAAGGCCGCATGGGCGTGGTGGTGACCCTGCTGGCGGTGCTGGAACTGATCCGCGAATCCCTGCTGGAATTGGTGCAAGCGGAACCGTTCAGCCCGATCCATGTGAAGGCGGTGGGCGGCAAACTCAACGACATCGATAATGAGACCGTGGTCAGTGGAAGCTCAGTCGCTTAA